The Maniola hyperantus chromosome 2, iAphHyp1.2, whole genome shotgun sequence genome includes a region encoding these proteins:
- the LOC117987833 gene encoding uncharacterized protein isoform X1: MKVPYVVPVSTRKAYSTSNVMKTSLGEADRQIVAENFEWDDNFTPAPLTYYAAIALSKIFHRINPLQKILQKDRDILMDLYPANIPLKFTVPYIKDEQYWKRSFSSKFPSRKEVGVSYWKGKFLSACLQDYLENVKPDVFIEEDAVELAKLVSPYIYELGLKQLQMIRQPAPPIPYEDSVEDTCEFSVPKLYDHVPLEPVLARLYNLQEISLIFGVNNLEDRYLTRYFEFSLGDCESLCRGLEHLQHLKTFRINRSNLDCSKVKIILQSLVKKESIEELDFNHCKIGDYGMKALGGFIFLHKNVKRVKIANNRFKEVGVQGIAYALQMKPAAPIELLDFSLNPMSLECATIFAAAFVRCKEKPQTLIVNSCGFSGPSAEKMAGLLTLNRGLTRLDMAANNLSGEAEKTLICALEQNRRVLRLDLRSTHISEETQTKVDELLERNKKLIGVETEPSDEIPPLYLNEPEYLIWEYNPNNPDHIPGRYPERVPEV, from the exons ATGAAAGTCCCGTACGTAGTACCCGTGAGCACACGGAAAGCTTACAGCACGTCGAATGTTATGAAGACTTCCTTAGGAGAAGCAGATCGGCAAATTGTAGCTGAAAACTTTGAATGGGATGATAATTTCACACCAGCGCCTCTTACATACTATGCCGCAATTGCGCTGTCCAAGATATTTCACAGAATAAATCCACTCCAAAAGATTTTACAAAAAGATCGAGACATTCTCATGGATTTGTACCCTGCTAATATACCTCTGAAATTCACCGTACCCTATATCAAG GATGAACAGTATTGGAAAAGATCATTTTCTTCTAAGTTCCCATCACGAAAGGAAGTTGGTGTTAGCTATTGGAAAGGAAAATTTTTGTCTGCATGTCTTCAAGATTATTTAGAAAACGTAAAACCTGATGTTTTTATAGAAGAGGATGCTGTTGAATTAGCAAAACTG GTAAGCCCTTACATTTACGAATTGGGTCTGAAGCAGCTGCAAATGATTCGGCAACCCGCACCTCCTATTCCATATGAAGACTCAGTCGAAGATACGTGCGAATTCAGTGTCCCCAAACTTTATGACCACGTGCCGCTCGAACCAGTGCTAGCACGGCTTTATAATCTACAAGAAATATCGCTAATCTTTGGGGTGAATAACCTCGAAGATAGATACTTGACTAGATATTTTGAGTTTTCTCTTGGTGACTGCGAGTCATTGTGCCGAGGGCTTGAACATTTGCAACATCTTAAAACGTTTCGCATCAACAGGAGCAATTTAGACTGttctaaagtaaaaataattctgCAAAGTCTGGTAAAAAAAGAATCTATTGAAGAGTTGGATTTTAATCATTGTAAAATTGGAGATTATGGTATGAAAGCGTTGGGaggatttatttttttgcataaaaatgTGAAGAGAGTGAAAATAGCTAATAACCGATTCAAAGAGGTTGGAGTTCAAGGAATTGCCTATGCTTTGCAGATGAAACCCGCTGCACCAATTGAATTGCTAG ATTTTAGCTTGAATCCGATGTCATTGGAATGCGCTACAATATTCGCTGCAGCGTTTGTACGGTGCAAGGAAAAACCTCAGACGTTGATTGTGAACTCTTGCGGCTTCTCAGGGCCTTCAGCAGAAAAG ATGGCTGGCTTGCTAACTCTAAATCGTGGTTTGACTAGACTAGACATGGCTGCTAACAATTTATCCGGCGAAGCGGAGAAAACTCTGATTTGCGCCTTAGAACAAAACAGAAGGGTGTTGAGGCTTGATTTGCGTAGTACGC ATATTTCTGAAGAAACTCAAACTAAAGTGGATGAACTATTGGAACGTAACAAGAAGCTGATAGGCGTAGAAACCGAGCCCAGTGATGAGATACCGCCACTATATCTTAATGAGCCTGAATATCTTATATGGGAGTATAATCCCAACAACCCCGACCACATTCCCGGAAGATACCCCGAAAGAGTTCCCGAAgtttaa
- the LOC117987833 gene encoding dynein regulatory complex subunit 5-like isoform X2: MKVPYVVPVSTRKAYSTSNVMKTSLGEADRQIVAENFEWDDNFTPAPLTYYAAIALSKIFHRINPLQKILQKDRDILMDLYPANIPLKFTVPYIKDEQYWKRSFSSKFPSRKEVGVSYWKGKFLSACLQDYLENVKPDVFIEEDAVELAKLVSPYIYELGLKQLQMIRQPAPPIPYEDSVEDTCEFSVPKLYDHVPLEPVLARLYNLQEISLIFGVNNLEDRYLTRYFEFSLGDCESLCRGLEHLQHLKTFRINRSNLDCSKVKIILQSLVKKESIEELDFNHCKIGDYGMKALGGFIFLHKNVKRVKIANNRFKEVGVQGIAYALQMKPAAPIELLDFSLNPMSLECATIFAAAFVRCKEKPQTLIVNSCGFSGPSAEKIFLKKLKLKWMNYWNVTRS, from the exons ATGAAAGTCCCGTACGTAGTACCCGTGAGCACACGGAAAGCTTACAGCACGTCGAATGTTATGAAGACTTCCTTAGGAGAAGCAGATCGGCAAATTGTAGCTGAAAACTTTGAATGGGATGATAATTTCACACCAGCGCCTCTTACATACTATGCCGCAATTGCGCTGTCCAAGATATTTCACAGAATAAATCCACTCCAAAAGATTTTACAAAAAGATCGAGACATTCTCATGGATTTGTACCCTGCTAATATACCTCTGAAATTCACCGTACCCTATATCAAG GATGAACAGTATTGGAAAAGATCATTTTCTTCTAAGTTCCCATCACGAAAGGAAGTTGGTGTTAGCTATTGGAAAGGAAAATTTTTGTCTGCATGTCTTCAAGATTATTTAGAAAACGTAAAACCTGATGTTTTTATAGAAGAGGATGCTGTTGAATTAGCAAAACTG GTAAGCCCTTACATTTACGAATTGGGTCTGAAGCAGCTGCAAATGATTCGGCAACCCGCACCTCCTATTCCATATGAAGACTCAGTCGAAGATACGTGCGAATTCAGTGTCCCCAAACTTTATGACCACGTGCCGCTCGAACCAGTGCTAGCACGGCTTTATAATCTACAAGAAATATCGCTAATCTTTGGGGTGAATAACCTCGAAGATAGATACTTGACTAGATATTTTGAGTTTTCTCTTGGTGACTGCGAGTCATTGTGCCGAGGGCTTGAACATTTGCAACATCTTAAAACGTTTCGCATCAACAGGAGCAATTTAGACTGttctaaagtaaaaataattctgCAAAGTCTGGTAAAAAAAGAATCTATTGAAGAGTTGGATTTTAATCATTGTAAAATTGGAGATTATGGTATGAAAGCGTTGGGaggatttatttttttgcataaaaatgTGAAGAGAGTGAAAATAGCTAATAACCGATTCAAAGAGGTTGGAGTTCAAGGAATTGCCTATGCTTTGCAGATGAAACCCGCTGCACCAATTGAATTGCTAG ATTTTAGCTTGAATCCGATGTCATTGGAATGCGCTACAATATTCGCTGCAGCGTTTGTACGGTGCAAGGAAAAACCTCAGACGTTGATTGTGAACTCTTGCGGCTTCTCAGGGCCTTCAGCAGAAAAG ATATTTCTGAAGAAACTCAAACTAAAGTGGATGAACTATTGGAACGTAACAAGAAGCTGA